The sequence GGCCACCACATATGTTATATTTTGTGTAGTTTTTCCTAAACAAGGAGTGTAGTACCTCTGTTATCTCATGTTACCAGACATGTGTGGGCAAGACATTTGTGTAGCTAACTGTACGTTTGTGATCTATTATAAAGATCTTGTTTGTTGTatgattttgatttcatttcagcctatattatcATATACCATGCTACAAACCAATTTACATGTTCCACTACCGTGTTctactttttaaaattttgcaaTGTAAATCACTTAATTTTTTTACACTATCACTTACTTTTCTAAACTTACTTTATGATTATATTTTGTTAGAAcatattaattaatcttcacAATTTTATATTACTTATCATTCTCATTTGTCTGTCAACATGGCCCATGTTTCTGCTACGATATTGGACTCCTTATTTCATGAATTAAACTTCTGAAGAGTTGTGAGATCTTTCCAACCACAATATATTTTTTACTTCATGGTATATTTGATGCAAAACCACCAACATCTTGTCATAATAACTCAACTCATTGTAGCAAAAACTATTTTCATCACTCGTTCAAGCAACTTTGGTGGTTGATCTCATTAATGAGGAGACCCATCTGTAATATATATATCTACATTGCTCGAGCAATATATCCCTTCATAAACGCACCCTTATTATTCAAAGGAAATATGAGCAATTCTGTAGGATCCTCCTCCAAACCATCATCAACCAACGACACTGTCTCCATACCCACTGAAATATTTCTTATATCAAGTAGTGATTCTGAGGATGAATATGTAGAAGTTGTGCAGCTATCTTCCGAAGATGAGGCGGATGATCCACCATCAACTAATACGAATGATGGTATTCCCGTGCAAAATGTGGTTGACGTTGTCGCCCATGACAAGGCCATTGTTACCGACAAAGTAGATGGAGAAGGAGAGAAAACATTAGCTATCGATGCAGAAGCTCTTCGTAACGACCCGACGGTAGTCATCATTGATGATACCACTAGTGACTCGGATTACCCACGCAGCTCGCAGTCATCGAACTCACTATCTTAATATGGGTATATTAGTATGGTTTGGTGATTGTCCCTACTATTTTGTACCACATTGATTATGTTTTGCATCCCGCAAATGATGTCTAAAGTATTTCCGTTGTAAGTAAGTTGTGGTTAACTTTTTGGCATATGTATGTTGGTTGTAGGGAACATATGAAAGTCGGTAGACGACAAAAATGTACAATCACCACTAAACCATTTTCTAGTGTTAAACTTATGTTGATGCATAATGATATGGTTTTCTATTACAAACAAAATCTCTCTGTTTGTATCATTTCTCCAGCGATCTGGAGATGCCATCTTACCATCGAATACATAGTTCAGAAAGTACCTATAATCATTTGGTATATTTGCAGAAACTAACATTTGACTAACACATCAACAAAAcaggaacatgtttatacacCATCCAACAAAATACATGAATGACAAAATTCCAACTTCAAGAATGCCATCAATACCAACACATGAAATTAATCCCAATTGAAGAAATCGTAGACGACataataattgaaaatacaTTAACAAAAACTTTCATTACATCCAAGAATAGGTCATAGTATGGTTGTTTGTATCACCAACAGATAAATTTACAATAGCCCAATATAATAGAATACCACGCACATCAAAACTACATTAGGGGAGAAAATAACTAAACCGTTGGGTGGCTATGCCTTCAAAAATATCTTGGATGGGGATTCTGTTCAAAATATGATACCAATCAGGAATCCTTACTGATCCTTCAGCAACCTGTTCACCAATCGTATTCTTCCCGGTTCAGACAATCGTTGGAATAGTGCCAAGTCATTGTGATTGTTGAATAACAATGATGCCACAACAATCTTCTCGTCATTTGTGAATTTATGTATACCCTCCAATGCCTCGAAGACCTTGTCTTGAGCAACTGAAATCTTATCTTTAGCACCGAGCGTCACCACCAACTCCCCTAACGTATCTTTCGTGATATGAGCCAAGTTGTTAATCGCATCGATAATGGAATCATCATCAGTAACTGGCTGCTTTCGTTTCCTCATTTTTGAAGTGGCGCATGCTGTTGGTTTGGAGGCTGGAGATTCAGTTTCACCTACTGAATCATCAAAAACAGTTGGAATGTACGAATTTGGAATTTCCATATTGACGACATCAGTTGGTTCCAATGCTAAAACCTCCTGGAGTGCACGATGGTAGCCCTTTGAATGATCACCCGCTGCTCGTTCGTACCCAAAAATCTCACACCAATCGTCGTAAAGCGTCCACTGCTTGTGCCTCAGTGACTTCAATGTCGGATCTGCCTGCGTGTATTATTGAATAAATTATAGGTAACCTATCAACAATGCAGATTATTTCTAAAGGGTCGAGAGTACCTTAACGATCGACTCCCAGGTTTCGTCAGTAGCATCGATCGTATGATTGGTGTCGTTCCATCCAACTCCACTCCGACTTAATATAGTCACCAACGAACTGTAGGCTTTCTTCCATACATGCATCTTCGAGTTTATATGGGGACTTCCACGTAACGTACAACCAGGAATTGACTTATGCAATGCTTGCTCTAGTAAAGATAAATAACCTGCTCTAAATCCATTCTCACTTCTCCAACCCTTTGTCACCAAGTCCTTTAGAGATTGGATCAAACATTCTTCTTCTTTTGTACTCCAACTACGTCTTGTCTTCTCAGCTTTCTTGAGTAGACTGATCCCACTTGCCGAGCTCGTGCCAATGTCCATCACCAACTGTATATAATACATTCAAGAAAACACACAAATGTGTCAACTTGGTCAATGCATGTTTAGACGAAGtgattgaaaaatatttagcaTCAGTAACTTAAACATTCATAGATAACGGAAGAAACAAAGTCACTTCAATAACTTCGGCAGCTAAACATGGTCTTGAGAACAAATACATGGTAAAATAGTACTCAACGTCACACAAAGTAATGAAACCATAAAAAATACAAGGAAAGCTTAATTATTGGTGTTTCACATTGACAGTGCAAGTTGCTCTCTCCAATCATCCCACAACTCAGAAGATTGCACTGTACTGATGAAGCCAGTTTGGGATTCATCAGCCACACAAGCATATTCTTTGCCAACTTCTTCTAACGGGTCATCTGGCATTTGAGATCTGATAAAATTATGTAACAAAATACAAGCGAGAATAATCTGGTTTTGCACGCTCAAAGGGTAGAAAGAGGGACTTCGCAGTATTGCCCATCTTTTCTTCAATAGACCAAACGCTCTTTCAATTACATTTCGAGCCTGGGCATGCcgccaattaaataattccttGTAATTTTCTGGTCCACCCTCACGATGACCCCATGCATCCCTGTGATACCTTACTCGTCGATACGGAGTTAAAAATCCCTCGACGTTTGCATATCCATTATCACAGAGATAGTAACAACCTACAGGAAATTGAAAATCAACCTATAATTTTTcaaatgtgaagaagaattttTCTGATTTAAATTAATGAATTATCTACAAAAACATAacacaattttataatttataattgtgaAATTACCTACTGGAACCTTAAAAGAATCAACCTCTTGCGTCAATGCATTTCGAAGAACTCGAGCATCTGCTGCAGAGCCTTCCCACCCAGTCAAGGCGTAAATGAAGTTCATATTCTAATCGCATACTCCAAGGACATTCACAGCTAATATTCCTTTTCTAGTCCTATACTTTGCTTTATCTCGTGTAGAGACATGAACCGGAATATGTGTTCCATCCAATGCACCAAGACACCCCTACAATTAGTTGAAAAAATAACAGGTTGCAGATAACAGAAATATGGACTGATATGCATTAGGGTAATCCAAATTCAGAACAAAGCTTTACCTTGAACCATTTACATGTGTCGTTGGTGCAGTTTACATCAACCGCGGTTGGTTTGATAAGCAGAAGAAGATATAACTTCAGAACGGAGTGCAACACTTCATGAAAATAAGCGCTAATGGTTTGACCGCTACGTCTATAATCGTGGCCCACAACACGGTTTTTTTTTATGGTGCGCCAAAATAGACAAGAACATCGCTACTTTCTCCTCCACTGTTACATATCTTGAATCTGCTACACCCCCTATGGTACTTACAAGGTAACAAAGTCTTCCAAATGCGTTTCGAGTCATTCTTAAGTTTATTAAACATTGAACATCTCCAGCATCAATAATCCTACGCAAATGACTGATTTCACTAGGGATCTTATTGACCATATTGTATGATAGAGCATCTCTTCGAATGGTACGACGTCTTTTTCTCAACCTCCTCTTCGTAGGTGTATTAGAAGACATATCAACAACATATTCCGACAAAGCAGTTGTTGTACGACGAGAAATATTAGAAGTTTCCTACGTCTATTATCCATCTTGCAACAAATCTcaataatccaaaaatatttcgTGTAAGGCACCAGCCAAGTCGTTGAAATCAATTAAACCGAAATACATACAAAGAACATAAGGATCACAAGATAACACATTCATTCACATTCacatagaataaaaaaaaaatggatgtcTCAAATTGAAAAGGACGAGCAAACAGCACATAGTAACACGATCTAACAGTTTggccaaaattattattaataacaaTGGAGATGCGTAAGAATGCGTAAGTAACAGAACTAGATGAGAATGCCCAAAAACAAGAAATGCCCAAATCAATGAAAGAAATGCAGAAATAAGTCACAAATGGTTGGAGAAGTAATAGAATGGGTATAAACATGTAAATCAGTAGCTCAACCAAACAGATACCTCCGAAGAGCAGAGTTTTAGTTGCCAGTCGAAGACTAAAACATGAGAGAATTGCAGATTGTAAATCGAAGAACAAAGCAGCTCTTCTTACCATCGAAGCGGGAACAAGAGGGAATAGAGGACGAAGACTGCGTGTTGAATTAAATGCTAGGGCAAAGGGTagaaaggtaaaatatgatgtAATAAAAAGTACTGTTGAATTGTGAGTCAATTAATACCGTTTCCAAGGCATTGACAACAATACCATAAATTCCTTCATGAATAGTGGAATAATGTCGGGCCCTTGGTATAAGCAGATTTTGTTTAAAATGGTACCAAACATTTGATTACTCCGCTATCCCAAGCTAATCTGCCCTACCAAATTGGCCCTTAGTGATGCATTATACCAGGTGCTGAGGACTGTGCTGGATTGTTCAAAGACGGGATAGGAAGCGCGACCTACGCCGGTGTTTTCTGGGAGGTTTATTCCAGATAGGCTATTGGGGGAGGCTACCTGAGTCTTGATATTTTGCACAGTTATAGCAAGGGGTATAATTACCAAAAAGaatattcttatgaattttatattggtactggattagtgccAAGATAATTGaaagttatcgtctgactttatCAGAGATACAGATTTTAGTTTTCGTTGACAGAATGGTTTTGGAAAGGATTCTTTGACAAGAGTACATTCTGGATGGAAAGTTTTCGCAGGtggtactgggggagaaccaggaaaTTTGATTAGTATAGTCTGACCTTAGCAGAGTTTTAGATAGTGATCGAGGATATGATCAGCATGGTGATTTGGGTTTTTTATTAAGTGATTGTAAGACTTATTTGGGTGGTTTTCCCATGAGATTAGAGATATGATTTTGAGTTGTCAAGTGATTACAATTTTTCATCAGGACACAGTGATGATTGATAATGAGAGAATAAAGAACTTGTTGTTCTTATTCAAGTCCATATCGGTACTTAAGAtgtatttcgaggacgaaattatcttaagtgggggagaatgtagtagcccgattccattttacaagattaggtgattttaaacatgttagaaaatgacatataattttaaaagtgtcaaaacatgtttaaggagtccttatttggttaaaataagtggaaaatcagatccggaacgtccaaaaatggtagggtaggtcccgggggtccaaaaccagttcggaagcacccgAAAATAGTTCCGAAGAAGcggttcgatcggagcttccgaaccagttcggagcttccgatcagttcggagcttccgatccccgttcggagcttccgatccctgtCCAGTGCCAAGTGTCTTCAAGgattgaacacgtagctgcaggtggagatcggagcttccgatcctacgatcggagcttccgatcgtggcctataaatatgggttCCGAGGGTCACATTTCTCACACCATTTGCTCAGTTTCTCTCTCGGTTTCAGCCTAGTTTTAGGAGTTTTGGGGTGATTCTAgacttcctaggcttggtccggaggttggcgaggcgctccagggttgctgcggagtggtgcccaagttctggggcaatcgtcatcagtgggctgacgacggacgcaggtatagctttgactccttatagtaaatagggattATGCTATAGCgcagttaaggcttttagaatattgttataatgcatgagtattttgcattgtagtgcggattataggcttggaatttagagctggtatagcttgcctagtagaactaaggtacgtaagtatagactgagatagccagctgaatatacatgtttatgtgttgcattattatccgtcataatatgcatgatttactgttcatgatttgtatgcggcatttgcataccatgttgagcctgttatccttttgagataaccagttgttctagggtcgctcagccctagggttgttgttattatacgatcgggtaccgtgtgacacccactggacTGACGGGGAAGCGTGTACGGTTTTTACCCAGGAaggtgatagtccaagatcgggttcagtatgCGTGGCACCCACTGGATCTTCGAAGCAGCGTGCGCATACTGGAGGCGCCTAtgaactgagcatgattttccagatatgatcccagttacccagatcattcatagttcatgttgcatgcatcatatagacctgtatattcaatactttaagtactgggcgttagcgctcacgtccctgcttttatctcggacaccccattcgacggggcaggttttgCAGGTGGACCAGGAGCAAGATCAGTAGTTGatcggtgaccagggcttggtaaCAAGGGTCATCAGAGGATTtctagattaagattttattcggtatatattcgatttggttgtatcaagatttatttatcttgga comes from Henckelia pumila isolate YLH828 chromosome 4, ASM3356847v2, whole genome shotgun sequence and encodes:
- the LOC140860929 gene encoding uncharacterized protein; the encoded protein is MNFIYALTGWEGSAADARVLRNALTQEVDSFKVPVGCYYLCDNGYANVEGFLTPYRRVRYHRDAWGHREGGPENYKELFNWRHAQARNVIERAFGLLKKRWAILRSPSFYPLSVQNQIILACILLHNFIRSQMPDDPLEEVGKEYACVADESQTGFISTVQSSELWDDWREQLALSM